GCTGATGAAATCCGTGCCGGGGAATAATTCCTCGCCCTGTGGCCCGCGGGTCAGCACGTGGGTCACCCGCCCTCCCCGGTGACAAATGCGCTGCACCGGGCGCTCCATCAGCACCGGGTAGCCGTTCTGCTCCAAGCGCTGCGTCAGGGTCTCCCACATCTGCCCCGGCCCTCGCTCCGGGTAATGAAACTTATCGATCAACGTCTTTACGTTCGACTTCTTGGGCTTCAGCAACGCGTTCCGCACCGCCGTGGTTAGCGACAGGCCCTTGATCCGCTGCGCCGCCCATTCCGCACGGATCTCGGTGCAAGGAACCCCCCACACTTTCTCCGTGTATGTCTTGAAGAAAACCTCGTACAGCCGCTTGCCGAAGCGGTTGGAAACCCACTGCTCCAGATTCTCCTCCTCCCGGCTGGGAAACACGCGCGCGTGCAGATAGCTGAGCATGATCCGGATGCTCTCCAGTATGCCTAAGCCGAACAGCGCGTTGGCGGGCCTGAGCGGGTAGTAAAAGAACTTCTTTCGGTAAAAGATCCTCGAAAGGCGGGGCCGCTCCAGGAACTTGTCCCCCAGAATCTCTTTCCAGACCTGTTCGACCTCATCCCACTTGGTGAAGAACCGGTGACCGCCGATGTCGAACAGGTAATCCTTGTAGTTGACCGTGCGCGCGATTCCGCCGACGACCTTGTCCGCCTCCACAACGACGGCAGGGACCTTATGCTTGGCGAGTTCGTAGGCTGCGGTCAACCCGGCAGGACCGGCGCCAATTATCACTACGTTGTGGGCAGACACTTCTTTCCCGTTGGCTTAGCTTCGGCTGTTCAAGTTGCAATTCTGGT
The window above is part of the Terriglobia bacterium genome. Proteins encoded here:
- a CDS encoding NAD(P)/FAD-dependent oxidoreductase, with the protein product MSAHNVVIIGAGPAGLTAAYELAKHKVPAVVVEADKVVGGIARTVNYKDYLFDIGGHRFFTKWDEVEQVWKEILGDKFLERPRLSRIFYRKKFFYYPLRPANALFGLGILESIRIMLSYLHARVFPSREEENLEQWVSNRFGKRLYEVFFKTYTEKVWGVPCTEIRAEWAAQRIKGLSLTTAVRNALLKPKKSNVKTLIDKFHYPERGPGQMWETLTQRLEQNGYPVLMERPVQRICHRGGRVTHVLTRGPQGEELFPGTDFISSMPIRDLINALEPAAPQDVRDAANRLSYRDFLIVSLIINRETFAPDNWIYVHEPGVKVGRIQNFKAWSPAMVPDPSKCCVGMEYFVFENDELWSSPDDKLIELARCELAQLGLARPEEITDGTVVRMPKAYPMYDTGWSEQVEIIRRYLESDLPNLQLVGRNGMHKYNNQDHSMMTAMCAARNILGERHDLWAINAEADYHEEKRGEPATEAQRPAYAEPPRVEHRPGTSTTGGAAAAAKASD